CCTAAAAAATTCTGAAGATTATTAAACTTATTTTTACAAGTCTGTGCTGTCTTATCACAACCTGCATATATCTTAACAGTTTGACCGTTTACATCTTCATCAAAAGGCACATGAATATGAATAACACCAGCTGTATTGTCATGTTTTGTAATTAATCTTGTATTACTACCCCACTCAACATAACCATATGTAAAAAAATCTGATGCATAGCTTTGAAGTTGAGTTGAAGCAAGAGTAGAACCTCCACTATGCACAGTAACTATAGTTGTAAGCCTAAAGTTATTTTTATTTAGCAAACATCTACTATCAAATAATGTATTGTTGCAGTAAGCAGAGTAAACGAAAGGTGGCACTTTACATTTATTCAGTGAAAGAATATCTACAGCCTTCAGTGTTAAAACTCTGTTAGAAACACCAACAATATCTCCTTCACCTACAAATAACACTTTTTCTACATCTGCCTCAACAAAATATCTAATAATTTTCACTCTAATACGAGGAATATTAGAAGTTAAAAAAGTTAAGCTCACATTTTCCCTTGTTGCAAAAGATATAGTAACAGTTCTTTCTTCACCTTTTTCTATTTCAAAATCAGTTCTTTCCATCACTGTAGGCGTATATTCTATATCACTCTTAGTAATTTTATATCTATACGGTGTTAAATATAAAGCCCATTCAGTAGTAATAAATTGATATAGCTCTACAAAGTAAGGAACTTCTGTCTTTGTTATTTGAATATTATATGACATAACTACACCTCCGCATATTCATATGGTAACTCTATCATAGTAACTGTAGTTTTCGCATATAGTGTAGAGTCATCTGCTCTACTTATGTTCATCTCAAGTTGACCGTCAAACCTAACAAGTAATACTCTACCAAACATAGACACAGAGCTTGGATAAATAGTATAAGGCACACCAGAATCAACTATAATATTTTCAACTTGATTATTAACTATTTCAGCATCTACAACCTTCCTAATAATTAAATCTTCCCCAACTATCATGAAGATTCTTTCATGCCCTGTATATCGTTCATCAAACCCCACTCTTTTAATAGGAAGCAGTATTGAGCCAGATGTAACAGTTTGAGTTAGTTCAAATTCATTTATCCAGTTTAAAACCCAAAACTTGCTAAATTCACCTTTTCTTTGTATATAAAAATCAACAAATTCTTTGTATTCAGCTCTTGTCTTAAAGAAGAAACTTGCCTTTATTTGCCTTCTCCCATTGCCAAAAATATATGCAGATATTTTAGTACCAGGAAAATTTAAGATACTTCCCATAGGTTGAAAATCGCAAGTAAAATCATCTAATAAAGGGCTATTAAGTAATATACTTGTAACTGAACCCAACCCAGATATATAGTTCACCCTGTAAACACCTCAGTTATTGATATGTCAGCAATTGCATAATTACCTACTTTGGCTTCAACAGAGACTGAATCTGCCTTTGATACCAGAAGTGGAAACAGCACTGTAACGCTTTTAGGAAAATCACCTACAACCGCACTGTTAAGAGTAATTTTTTTGTTAGGTAAATCTATACTACTGACGACAAGACATTCATAAGCAAAGTTATCTTCTCTAAAAGCAAGAATAAATTTTGAGCTTGACAATTCTGTATAGTTTGATATAGTTTCATTTACATATACAGTTGTCAGCCCTTGAATATTGTTAGCAGTAGGTGTCATTTTTTCATGGGGGATTGATACTCCTAAAACTTTACCTCCAAGTCTATCCATAATATTTACTGTAAAATTTTTGCTTAACTCTGGAATATAAACATTGCCAGAAATACTTCTAATGCATGAAGGATGTATCAGTCTTCTTTGTTCCTTCATTACATTGTTAATAGCTTTAGCAACTTCAAACTGATATATAAACCTGTAACTATCTGCAAGAAAATGAACTACAGGTAAAACCAAAATTCTTTGACCTAAAACATAGATATAATAGTATTCGCCACTTATCTTGAGTTTGAAATAGCCATCAAAAAAAGGTACTCCAGAACCTTCACATACTATACTTGTTTGTAATAACTCCAGAGTTTTCAACTGCCTATTAGACAAATTTTGTGAGAAATAAACATCAAATAGACTTACTCTTACAACTTCTTGTATAGTTTTTACTTGGTAAATATAAGCATTCCATATATAAACATCATAATATTCTGTTTTAGTGACCAGACCCGCATTAATTTTTGTAGGAACTATCCATATCTGATTATAAATAACATTTGTCATATCAGAAGCTACTACGCCTATACCTGAAGAATAAGATATAGTTGGCTTAACAACATTTAAATCTCCACCAAAA
The DNA window shown above is from Brevinematales bacterium and carries:
- a CDS encoding phage BR0599 family protein; the encoded protein is MSYNIQITKTEVPYFVELYQFITTEWALYLTPYRYKITKSDIEYTPTVMERTDFEIEKGEERTVTISFATRENVSLTFLTSNIPRIRVKIIRYFVEADVEKVLFVGEGDIVGVSNRVLTLKAVDILSLNKCKVPPFVYSAYCNNTLFDSRCLLNKNNFRLTTIVTVHSGGSTLASTQLQSYASDFFTYGYVEWGSNTRLITKHDNTAGVIHIHVPFDEDVNGQTVKIYAGCDKTAQTCKNKFNNLQNFLGFPYIPLKNPVIWGVL